GAATTCCTTCGGCTGCACCTTCTCTGCCGCCATCATGGCGTCGTAAAAGGCATTGTACTGGTCTGCCGTCATGGGGCAATTCAAATAATCATCTCCGCCTTTGTCATAACGTGAGGCGCGAAAGACGATCTCCATGTTGATCGAGTCGGCGTCGACGATCGGCGAGATCGCGTCGAAGAAATACAGGTGCTGTGATTTCGTCGCACCACGGATCGCTTGAGAGAGCTTATCCGATGTGAGGGGGCCAGTCGCAATGATGCAGAGGCAATCCGTCGGGATCTCACTGATTTCTTCGTGGAGAATTCTGATGTTCGGATGACCCTCCAGTGCGCGTGTAATGTGCTGCGAGAATACATCACGATCAACGGCCAGTGCTGATCCAGCCGGTACACGAGCTTGCTCAGCGGAGGCGATGATCAGCGAATTCAGCCGCCGCATCTCTTCCTTCAGAATGCCGGGGGCATTGAGGGGATCGAGAGAGCCGAGTGAATTCGAGCAGACGAGTTCGGCTAGCCCACCAGTTTTGTGCGCCTTCGTCATCTCTTTCGGGCGCATTTCGTAGAGTGTGACCTTGGCGCCACGAGTCGCCGCTTGCCAGGCCGCTTCCGACCCAGCTAGACCCCCGCCTACGATAACAATGTCGTCACGCATGTGCTCGGAACATCCAATAGTTGGAGAATGAAGGCGCATTGTACGAATCGATTTTTTGCTCTGTCAAGGAAAAGGGCTGGTGAGTTCGTGAGGTGTCTTCGCAATCTGTTTGTGTGGTCCGATAAGACTCATGCAAATGGATTTGGACAAGATATAGTTGGGTTCCGATGATGGTCTGTCGAAGAGCTTGCCCCGAACAGATTGAGTTACCGATTTTGCAAAGTTCCTGCTGGCTTCATGAGGTTGTGGGGGTGGAGATATACCCCCGATGCTGCCCTAAGCGGTATATTCGCGACATGAGATGTTGCTGAAGGTCGCCCTGTACCTCGATAAGCTTCCACGCTTGTCGAATGGCACGTGTTGAGAGTAATCCACCCCTGCGTTGACTGCTCACAAGGCGCAGTGCTAATGTTTACCCTCGTTTCTGACCCCTTCTCGGGTTTGGGCGATTAGCTCAGTGGTAGAGCGCTTCCTTCACACGGAAGAGGCCACAGGTTCGATACCTGTATCGCCCACCATCTCCTTCCTCCTTTCCGTCCAGAGCTCTCTTTCGACCGTGGCAGCACCGTTCTAGGCTGCTGCTTGCCAAACCCCTCGATTCCTGGACAGAAACCGGGTTGTCGGCTAGACTTCAGGTTGTCTTTTGTGTGGTGTCTGGTTCGAGATTCCAGTACGAGGCGTCGAAACAAGCGAGGTTATGCTATGAGAGGAACTGTGACAGGTATCGGAGTCCTAACCCTGCTGTTGATGGCAACCGGTTGCAGCACGACACACCAACAGAGTGCCGGGGCGAATGGACGTGAATACACTCCCCCGACGAGTATTTATAATATCCTGGATAGCACCGCCTTGGTCTATTCCACTCCGGCTGCGGGATCAGCCGTCAATGACCATCCGCTTCGGTGGTTGGGTTTCATTGCGCATCCGATCGGCCACGCCTTTGATTATGCAATCAATCGCCCGATGTATACGATCGGTGGCAGCTCTCCCTACCTCCATGGGTATACGGCTGAAGATAGTATGTTGGACGCCCAGCGCCAGTAGGTCGGGGTATCTGATCGTATAAGGATGAAGCCCGCTCTTCGTATGAAGAGCGGGCTTTTTTGTCTCTGCTTTGCTCGAATCAGTTCCAATCGTGCTATTGTTTTCCCCGATGCGTCGTCCCTTCCTGAGGTCAATCCGATACTGGCTCTTGACCGGCCTGCTCGTGCCAATGGGGCTCACTTTGGGATGCGCGGGATCAGATGCACCTGTGCGGCCTCCGCTGCCTCCCTCCAAGAGCGACCTTGTGCTCTTGGCCTCGACAGCCCTCTGTGAGCGCAAGGCGGACTTCTTGCTCAAACATCCCTCCGCAGCGCAGCTCTCAAGAGACTGGGGAAGCGGTCAGGAACTCACCATTGCCGGAGAGCGTAGTGCCTCGCACGGAGACGAATCCTATTTTTTCGATGAAGACGGTGTGTTGGTGGGGGCGCTCTTTACGTTTCCTCGAGGCCTCGACTTGGCCCCCTACTCGGTGCTGCGTGATACGCTCTTCCGGCTCAAACCCGCGCTTGAGTTCTATCTGAACGTGGCCCAATTGGAAACAAGAACGAACATGGAGAGCAGCTCGCTTCTGGAGACCGGTGATGAAAAAAGCACCACGCAATATCTTGTGACCGGATTGCGGGACCATCCGATCCTGCTCCAGGCTTCTTTTACAATCGACCCCTATGTGCGACTGTTTTCCCCCTACCGGCGAGAATTTCTTGACCGACTTCGTCAACCGGTTGGGGGTACCGGAGGCCAAATTATGGAGAGTCAGGGGACGGAGGATAAGGAACCCTTCCCCTCATTGCAACAATTCGCACGGGGGCAAACGGCGCAGCTCGCCTATTGCGGTGAGAAGAACTATGACATTGCCGCGGATGCCTATCAGCGAGCCATTCGGAGTGGGTTCACAAACAAGGTCTGGCTGGCCGAAGCCCGCCATAAACTCGGAGTGGCTTTGCTCATCAAGGGGCAGGTGGAACAGGCGAAAGCCGAGTTGCTCCAGTCACTCACGCTCAGGCCAAATGTCCCGGAAGTGTTGAATAACCTGGGCACGGTCCATGTCAAACTAGGCGACAAGGCCGCCGGATTGAATTCGTTTGAGCGCGCGATCGTCCTGCGCCCCAACTATGCGCTGGCCCGCTACAACCTGGCCGAGGCGTCTGAGGCAACGAATCCCAAACGTGCGCTCTCCGAATACGAAACCTATGTCGCGATCGTCGAAGGTATTCCAGAGGAAGCGGACCGGATCATTCATGCCAAAGAACGTATCAAGGTCTTGAAGCAGTAGTTTCTTTTTCCTCACACAAGAATTCCTCTTGGTTGGTGGGATCGCCCGGCGTTGTTGAGGAATGAGAAACGAGCTAACTGCGGGCCTGCTCTTTTTCTTCCTGAGCGGTTTTGCACTCGATGCAAAATGTGGTGACTGGGCGCGCTTTGAGCCGCTTGTACGGAATCTCCTCACCGCACCCTTCGCAAATCCCATAAGTCTCGGTGTTCATCCGCTCGAGTGCCTCGTCAATTTTCTTCAACAACTTCCGTTCCCGGTCGCGAATGCGCATGGAGAAACCTTGATCGACCTCGGCAGAAGCTTGATCACTGACATCGGGAAGGGCTTCGGGGTTTTCACGGTGTGTCAGCACCTCGCCCGCCTCACTGAGGAGTGCCGCTCGTTGGCGCTCAAGGTCCTGACGGATGTCGGGATACTTCGTGATTGCGGAACTGGTTTCTGGATTTGTGGTCGAAACCGTCTGTTTCTTAGCGGGAGGTGTTTTCATGACTAGGGCTCGCAATGGGACAATCGAATATATTGATGTATACGGAAACTATATCAACCTTGATGAGAGGGGGTCAACGCGGGTTGGTTAGGTATCCAAGGGCTATAGATCTCGGCGTCCCTCGATCGATTTCAGTAGGGTCACTTCGTCGGCATACTCGATATCCATACCGACCGGAATGCCATAGGCGATACGA
The Candidatus Nitrospira nitrosa DNA segment above includes these coding regions:
- a CDS encoding tetratricopeptide repeat protein produces the protein MRPPLPPSKSDLVLLASTALCERKADFLLKHPSAAQLSRDWGSGQELTIAGERSASHGDESYFFDEDGVLVGALFTFPRGLDLAPYSVLRDTLFRLKPALEFYLNVAQLETRTNMESSSLLETGDEKSTTQYLVTGLRDHPILLQASFTIDPYVRLFSPYRREFLDRLRQPVGGTGGQIMESQGTEDKEPFPSLQQFARGQTAQLAYCGEKNYDIAADAYQRAIRSGFTNKVWLAEARHKLGVALLIKGQVEQAKAELLQSLTLRPNVPEVLNNLGTVHVKLGDKAAGLNSFERAIVLRPNYALARYNLAEASEATNPKRALSEYETYVAIVEGIPEEADRIIHAKERIKVLKQ
- the dksA gene encoding RNA polymerase-binding protein DksA: MKTPPAKKQTVSTTNPETSSAITKYPDIRQDLERQRAALLSEAGEVLTHRENPEALPDVSDQASAEVDQGFSMRIRDRERKLLKKIDEALERMNTETYGICEGCGEEIPYKRLKARPVTTFCIECKTAQEEKEQARS